One part of the Parasphingorhabdus sp. SCSIO 66989 genome encodes these proteins:
- a CDS encoding type II toxin-antitoxin system RelE/ParE family toxin → MRRVVWSQAALADMRDQLHYIAAEDPEAAQRVVSALRETGNALAEFATGHPGRVAGTYEKSVRGLPYIIAYALSDDDRTLSILRVIHSARDWQPEDWPE, encoded by the coding sequence ATGAGACGCGTCGTCTGGTCGCAGGCGGCACTGGCCGATATGCGCGATCAATTGCATTACATCGCAGCCGAGGACCCGGAGGCAGCCCAACGCGTAGTTTCGGCATTGCGTGAAACAGGAAATGCGCTGGCAGAATTCGCTACCGGCCATCCAGGCCGGGTAGCGGGGACATATGAAAAATCGGTGCGCGGTCTGCCTTATATCATCGCCTATGCTTTGAGCGATGATGACCGTACGCTATCTATCTTGCGGGTCATCCATAGCGCGCGAGATTGGCAACCGGAGGACTGGCCGGAATAG
- a CDS encoding CopG family ribbon-helix-helix protein: MPSTTMTIRVPDELHERLMRLTKATQRSRSWLAADAVARYVDRELAIIEGIEQGIEDTQSGRIIDHDAAMDDLQRIVDEARQEQAIRK, encoded by the coding sequence ATGCCCAGTACAACCATGACCATCCGCGTTCCCGATGAGCTTCATGAAAGGTTGATGCGGCTCACCAAGGCGACGCAACGCAGCCGTTCCTGGCTCGCTGCTGATGCTGTTGCGCGTTATGTTGATCGCGAATTGGCGATTATCGAAGGCATTGAGCAGGGCATTGAGGACACGCAATCAGGCCGCATTATCGACCATGATGCAGCGATGGATGATCTTCAGCGGATAGTTGACGAGGCGCGGCAGGAGCAGGCGATACGCAAATGA
- the glpX gene encoding class II fructose-bisphosphatase has translation MNDSVAEQPLDNLSRVLVLEMVRVTEAAAIAASKLIGRGDEKAADAAAVEAMRSALNQLYIDGTVVIGEGERDEAPMLYIGEKVGLQTNKAPKIDIALDPLEGTTITAKAGPNALAVLAIADKGNLLNAPDVYMQKLAVGPGYSEDVIDLDASASENVRAVAKEKGVDPSEINVCVLDRPRHSALISELRALGCGIMLIPDGDVAGVIATTNEDTTIDMYMGEGGAPEGVLAAAALRCVGGQFQGRLVFRNDDERSRARKWGIEDLDRIYKLNDLAKGDVIFAATGVTDGSLLEGVKRLRGGIMTTESVVMRASSGTVRWVKGEHRV, from the coding sequence ATGAATGACAGCGTGGCTGAGCAACCATTGGACAATCTGAGTCGCGTGCTGGTGCTGGAAATGGTCCGTGTGACCGAGGCGGCGGCGATTGCCGCATCGAAGCTGATTGGCCGGGGTGATGAAAAGGCTGCCGATGCTGCTGCTGTCGAGGCGATGCGCTCTGCACTCAACCAGCTCTATATCGATGGCACTGTTGTGATCGGCGAGGGTGAGCGCGACGAAGCGCCGATGCTCTATATCGGTGAGAAGGTCGGACTGCAGACCAATAAAGCGCCGAAGATCGATATCGCGCTTGATCCGCTGGAGGGCACTACCATCACTGCCAAGGCGGGACCCAATGCGCTGGCCGTATTGGCCATTGCCGATAAGGGCAATCTGCTTAACGCCCCAGATGTCTATATGCAGAAACTGGCTGTAGGGCCGGGCTATTCTGAAGATGTCATCGACCTTGACGCCAGCGCCAGTGAGAATGTCCGTGCGGTTGCCAAGGAAAAGGGCGTTGACCCCAGCGAGATCAATGTTTGCGTCCTCGACCGCCCGCGCCATAGCGCCCTTATCTCTGAATTGCGCGCACTGGGTTGTGGCATCATGCTGATTCCCGATGGTGATGTCGCCGGGGTTATCGCCACTACCAATGAAGACACCACCATTGACATGTATATGGGCGAGGGTGGCGCGCCTGAAGGCGTATTGGCAGCGGCCGCGCTACGCTGCGTCGGCGGTCAGTTTCAGGGGCGTCTGGTCTTCCGCAATGACGATGAACGCTCTCGTGCGCGCAAATGGGGCATTGAAGATCTGGACCGCATATACAAGCTCAACGACCTTGCCAAAGGTGATGTCATCTTCGCTGCTACAGGCGTCACCGATGGCTCGCTGCTCGAAGGCGTCAAACGCCTGCGTGGCGGCATTATGACCACCGAAAGCGTGGTCATGCGCGCATCATCAGGTACAGTACGCTGGGTGAAAGGTGAGCATCGGGTTTAA
- a CDS encoding RcnB family protein, translating to MMKQLRIVALLTATFLSPLLAGQAVAASSVSNAQGLQTVSIPASSPAGMLMLDMQDRAEFQRRRGGGARARGGRSGARSRGGRSGARSRGGGGRNNFRARGGGGRNATQRQARRGDRSRARGNRNARRDNRWSGRDYRGDERRIQRMDRVGRGQQRRGFRQDRRGARQDQRGARQDRRGARQDQRGFRQDRRGARQDRRFRDGVDVRDFRQGRRGFRGDRRGFRGDRRGFRGDRRGFRGDRRGFRGDRRGFRGDRGGRADRRAFRAGRQFQRGRDFQRGRDFRRGARWNRRAWRGNPRFNWRAHRRLNRGLFRAGFYRPPFAGFGFRRVNVGFFLGAPFFAQRFWINDPWAFRLPPPLFGQRWVRYFDDMLLVDIRTGMVIDVIPNFYF from the coding sequence ATGATGAAACAGTTACGTATAGTCGCACTGCTTACCGCGACCTTCCTTTCACCGCTTTTGGCGGGACAGGCTGTGGCTGCGTCGAGCGTCAGCAATGCGCAAGGTCTCCAGACAGTCAGCATCCCGGCCTCTTCCCCTGCCGGGATGCTGATGCTTGATATGCAGGACCGCGCAGAATTTCAGCGTCGCCGAGGCGGTGGCGCACGAGCACGCGGTGGCCGCAGCGGCGCTCGTTCTCGGGGCGGTCGCAGCGGTGCACGTTCGCGTGGTGGTGGCGGCAGAAACAATTTTCGCGCCCGTGGTGGCGGTGGCCGCAATGCAACGCAGCGTCAAGCGAGGCGCGGCGACCGCAGTCGCGCTAGAGGCAATCGCAACGCCCGCCGTGACAATCGCTGGTCGGGTCGTGACTATCGGGGTGACGAGCGCCGGATACAGCGGATGGACCGTGTTGGCAGAGGCCAGCAGCGCCGCGGTTTCCGTCAGGACAGGCGGGGAGCACGGCAGGATCAACGCGGTGCGAGACAGGATCGGCGCGGAGCACGTCAGGATCAGCGCGGCTTTCGTCAGGATCGTCGAGGAGCGCGTCAGGATCGCCGCTTCCGCGATGGCGTAGATGTACGCGATTTCCGCCAGGGCCGCAGAGGCTTTCGCGGTGACCGTCGAGGGTTCCGTGGTGACCGTAGAGGCTTCCGCGGCGATCGTCGGGGTTTCCGGGGCGACCGTAGAGGTTTTCGAGGAGATCGCCGGGGCTTCCGGGGTGATCGTGGAGGACGCGCAGATCGTCGTGCGTTCCGTGCCGGGCGTCAGTTCCAGCGTGGGCGCGACTTTCAGCGTGGCCGTGATTTCCGCCGCGGTGCGCGGTGGAACCGTCGGGCATGGCGTGGCAACCCCCGGTTTAACTGGCGCGCGCATCGTCGCCTGAACCGGGGTCTGTTCCGGGCCGGGTTTTACCGTCCGCCCTTTGCCGGGTTTGGCTTCCGCCGGGTGAATGTCGGTTTCTTCCTGGGCGCACCATTCTTCGCGCAGCGGTTCTGGATCAATGATCCCTGGGCGTTCCGTCTGCCGCCGCCGCTCTTTGGTCAGCGCTGGGTGCGCTATTTTGACGACATGCTGCTCGTCGATATCCGCACCGGCATGGTGATCGACGTGATCCCCAATTTCTACTTCTGA
- a CDS encoding MOSC domain-containing protein, whose translation MSIDMPLHQPRFAITSLNVGKARPFRADGTLSAIAKTPVREPQWLGPEGFADDEVADPIHHGGADKAVHLYPQDHYAWWRQQLGDHSLLNGPAAFGENITVQGLTEDKAYLGDRFGIGEAVIEISHGRQPCWKLDHRFGVKGKQGIMAAIIASGRCGLYARVVTPGYVNPDDDLVLLEQGDGDWSIKRLFAVLIGGKHKEQPEALQVLATHPRLAAAWQQRAAKLIK comes from the coding sequence TTGTCTATCGATATGCCTTTACATCAACCTAGATTTGCAATCACTAGTCTGAATGTCGGCAAGGCTCGGCCATTTCGTGCGGACGGCACCCTGAGCGCGATTGCGAAAACGCCGGTGCGTGAGCCGCAATGGCTGGGGCCAGAAGGCTTTGCCGATGATGAAGTCGCCGATCCGATTCATCATGGCGGCGCTGACAAAGCGGTCCATCTCTATCCCCAAGATCATTATGCTTGGTGGCGGCAGCAATTGGGCGATCATTCCTTGCTGAATGGCCCAGCAGCGTTTGGCGAAAACATCACTGTCCAGGGACTGACGGAGGACAAGGCATATCTGGGCGATCGCTTCGGCATCGGGGAAGCGGTCATAGAGATAAGCCATGGACGCCAGCCATGCTGGAAGCTGGACCACCGCTTCGGCGTCAAAGGAAAGCAAGGTATAATGGCTGCGATCATCGCAAGCGGACGATGCGGGCTATATGCCCGCGTGGTCACGCCCGGATATGTTAATCCAGATGATGACCTTGTTCTGTTAGAGCAAGGTGACGGGGATTGGAGCATCAAGCGCCTTTTCGCGGTCCTGATAGGTGGCAAACATAAGGAGCAGCCAGAAGCCCTGCAGGTGCTTGCAACACACCCGCGGCTTGCGGCGGCATGGCAGCAGAGAGCCGCCAAACTCATAAAATAG
- a CDS encoding transcriptional regulator, SarA/Rot family, with amino-acid sequence MLKRSIPNLQQDELSEKQNELSALLDSIDKLKNQLQSSIDFIDSNKSSSSSLQSYNANVESLNTNQALTYNTEAYVREIKKIIKARHRRFSFFDADMFADPAWDILLDLYVASLEHRQVSVSSACIASCVPSTTALRWLNILEKNDLIVRKRDQHDLRRVFVELSQEGKKRLDNYFSSVRSNEDGQSISD; translated from the coding sequence ATGCTTAAAAGATCAATACCCAACCTGCAGCAGGATGAGCTCAGTGAAAAACAGAACGAACTTTCGGCTCTGCTTGACAGTATAGATAAACTCAAAAACCAGCTGCAATCGTCCATTGATTTTATAGATAGCAACAAATCGTCATCAAGTTCTCTTCAGTCCTACAATGCCAACGTAGAGTCTCTGAATACAAATCAGGCTTTGACATATAATACGGAAGCCTATGTCAGAGAGATCAAGAAAATCATAAAAGCGCGCCATCGTCGCTTTAGTTTTTTTGATGCTGACATGTTTGCAGATCCAGCTTGGGACATTTTGTTGGATCTTTATGTCGCATCGCTGGAGCACCGCCAAGTCAGTGTGTCATCAGCATGTATTGCTTCCTGCGTACCTTCAACTACAGCGCTGCGCTGGCTCAATATTCTTGAAAAGAATGACTTGATTGTACGCAAGCGTGATCAGCATGACTTGCGCCGAGTATTTGTAGAACTGTCGCAAGAAGGCAAAAAGCGGCTTGATAATTACTTTTCAAGCGTACGATCGAATGAGGACGGACAGTCGATTTCGGACTAA
- the accC gene encoding acetyl-CoA carboxylase biotin carboxylase subunit: protein MAIEKILIANRGEIALRIHRAAHEMGIKTVAVHSTADEMAMHVRLADEAICIGPPPTRESYLNIPAIISAAEISHADAIHPGYGFLSENAKFADIVEAHDIAWIGPKPEHIRTMGDKVQAKKTAGELGLPLVPGSDGALDSPEEARKLAAEIGYPVLIKAASGGGGRGMQVVESEDQLEGLMQQASTEAAAAFGDPTVYMEKYLGNPRHIEFQVFGDGEGNAVHLGERDCSLQRRHQKVLEEAPSPVITEKQRSEMGDIIVKAMSDMGYRGAGTIEFLYEDGEFYFIEMNTRLQVEHPVTEAITGIDLVREQIRIAAGKPLSFTQDDVQLHGHAIECRINAEDPETFAPSPGKVTGYHPPGGMHVRVDSGLYHGYTVPPYYDSMIAKLIVYGSNRDKCMMRLRRSLEEYVIEGMKTTIPLHQALLDDPEFQAGDYTIKWLEQWLEKRQN from the coding sequence ATGGCTATCGAGAAAATCCTGATCGCCAATCGCGGCGAAATCGCGCTGCGCATCCACCGCGCGGCGCATGAAATGGGCATCAAGACGGTAGCGGTGCACTCCACCGCTGACGAAATGGCAATGCATGTGCGGCTGGCGGATGAGGCAATCTGTATCGGCCCGCCGCCAACGCGCGAGAGTTATCTCAACATCCCGGCGATCATCTCGGCAGCAGAAATCAGCCATGCCGATGCGATTCATCCGGGCTATGGCTTTCTGTCGGAAAACGCCAAATTTGCCGATATTGTTGAGGCGCATGATATCGCCTGGATCGGCCCCAAGCCTGAACATATCCGCACCATGGGTGACAAGGTGCAGGCGAAAAAGACCGCTGGTGAGCTGGGCCTACCGCTGGTGCCGGGCTCTGATGGTGCGTTGGATTCGCCCGAAGAGGCGCGCAAGCTGGCGGCGGAGATTGGCTATCCGGTGCTGATCAAGGCGGCATCGGGCGGCGGCGGTCGCGGGATGCAGGTGGTGGAGAGCGAAGACCAGCTTGAGGGCCTGATGCAGCAGGCATCGACCGAAGCGGCGGCAGCCTTTGGCGACCCGACCGTCTATATGGAAAAATATCTCGGCAATCCGCGCCATATCGAGTTTCAGGTCTTCGGCGATGGCGAGGGTAATGCAGTGCATCTGGGCGAGCGCGATTGCTCGCTGCAACGACGGCACCAAAAGGTGCTGGAAGAGGCACCGTCGCCGGTGATCACCGAGAAACAGCGCAGCGAGATGGGCGATATCATCGTCAAGGCCATGTCCGATATGGGCTATCGCGGTGCGGGGACGATCGAGTTCCTCTACGAGGATGGTGAGTTCTACTTTATCGAGATGAACACCCGGCTTCAGGTCGAGCATCCGGTGACCGAGGCGATTACCGGCATTGATCTGGTGCGCGAGCAGATCCGTATTGCCGCTGGTAAGCCATTGAGCTTCACCCAGGATGATGTGCAACTGCACGGCCATGCGATTGAATGCCGCATCAATGCCGAAGACCCGGAGACCTTTGCACCCTCACCGGGCAAGGTCACCGGCTATCATCCGCCAGGCGGTATGCATGTCCGTGTCGATAGCGGATTGTATCACGGTTATACCGTGCCGCCCTATTATGACAGCATGATCGCGAAATTGATCGTATATGGATCGAATCGTGATAAATGTATGATGCGATTGCGCCGTTCTTTGGAAGAATATGTCATTGAGGGGATGAAAACAACCATCCCTTTGCATCAGGCACTGCTTGATGACCCCGAATTCCAAGCGGGTGACTATACCATCAAATGGTTGGAGCAATGGCTCGAGAAGCGCCAAAACTAG
- the accB gene encoding acetyl-CoA carboxylase biotin carboxyl carrier protein has translation MGDNSKTRENDGIRIDSALVRELAELLGETDLSEIEVEDGDRKIRVARNLTAAPVAAVAAAPAPMAAPAPAAAPAAAAEAAAPAADTANAVKAPMVGTAYLAPSPEADPFVQVGDTVKEGDNLLIIEAMKVMNPITADRSGTVKAVLVEDSQPVEFDQPLVVIA, from the coding sequence ATGGGCGACAATAGCAAGACGCGGGAAAATGACGGCATTCGCATCGATTCCGCCCTGGTGCGTGAGCTGGCCGAGCTGTTGGGGGAGACCGATCTCAGCGAGATTGAGGTCGAGGATGGCGATCGCAAAATCCGTGTTGCCCGCAATCTGACCGCAGCCCCGGTTGCAGCGGTTGCTGCCGCTCCAGCACCGATGGCTGCGCCTGCACCGGCAGCGGCTCCGGCGGCTGCAGCTGAGGCTGCCGCGCCCGCTGCTGACACCGCCAATGCGGTCAAGGCGCCGATGGTCGGCACCGCTTACCTCGCGCCATCGCCCGAGGCTGACCCATTTGTGCAGGTCGGCGACACGGTGAAGGAAGGCGATAATCTGCTGATCATCGAGGCGATGAAGGTGATGAACCCGATCACCGCTGATCGTTCGGGTACGGTGAAGGCGGTGCTGGTCGAGGACAGTCAGCCGGTGGAATTTGACCAGCCGCTGGTCGTGATCGCGTGA
- the aroQ gene encoding type II 3-dehydroquinate dehydratase, whose amino-acid sequence MSDAKMIYVLNGPNLNLLGLREPEVYGSETLDDIAAMLEDRAGELGLEIDLRQSNHEGHLIDWLHEAQGAGAKAVLLNAGAYTHTSIALYDAIRAINVPVIEVHLSNPATREDFRHVSWVGRAAQASVSGLGAGSYMAALEAAAKL is encoded by the coding sequence ATGAGCGATGCCAAGATGATCTATGTCCTGAACGGGCCCAATCTCAATCTGCTCGGCCTGCGCGAGCCGGAGGTTTATGGCTCGGAAACGCTCGACGATATTGCCGCGATGCTGGAGGACAGGGCGGGCGAACTGGGGCTGGAGATTGACTTGCGCCAATCCAACCATGAGGGGCATTTGATCGACTGGCTGCATGAGGCGCAGGGGGCGGGGGCGAAGGCGGTGTTGCTCAATGCCGGGGCCTATACCCATACATCAATCGCGCTTTATGACGCGATCCGCGCGATTAATGTACCGGTGATTGAGGTGCATCTCTCCAACCCAGCGACGCGCGAGGATTTTCGCCATGTGAGCTGGGTAGGCCGCGCGGCACAGGCTTCGGTCTCCGGGCTGGGGGCAGGGTCTTATATGGCAGCGCTGGAAGCGGCGGCGAAGCTGTAG
- a CDS encoding PilZ domain-containing protein: protein MSRVFARSASPHQPPHGRALGFGASTPPAAPSPPGPDDRQTEDSAQQQARNQAEPRSSRLMRLRLDHPRFGLIDANIRNVSTHGMGGITDAKLSAGDTVQLCLHDRASVSAEVRWTRQERNRTAFGLRSEEPLDPASFAAKNDSATNARNWDDTVLKPLDEHHVYTRFRPVIAAKRPGFRRV from the coding sequence ATGTCGCGCGTTTTCGCCCGATCTGCATCACCGCATCAGCCGCCCCATGGCCGGGCTCTGGGCTTTGGCGCGTCCACACCACCCGCCGCCCCTTCGCCACCCGGTCCGGACGATCGCCAGACAGAGGATAGCGCGCAGCAACAGGCGCGCAATCAGGCCGAACCGCGCAGCTCTCGACTGATGCGGCTACGGCTCGATCATCCGCGCTTTGGTCTGATCGACGCCAATATCCGCAATGTTTCAACCCATGGCATGGGCGGCATCACCGATGCCAAGCTGAGCGCCGGGGACACGGTGCAGCTATGCCTGCACGACCGGGCGAGCGTCAGCGCCGAGGTCCGCTGGACCCGGCAAGAGCGCAACCGCACCGCCTTTGGCCTGCGCAGCGAAGAACCGCTCGACCCGGCCAGCTTCGCCGCCAAAAACGACAGCGCCACCAATGCCCGCAACTGGGACGACACCGTGCTCAAACCGCTGGACGAACACCATGTCTATACCCGCTTCCGCCCGGTAATCGCCGCCAAACGCCCGGGATTTCGGCGGGTTTAG
- a CDS encoding DNA cytosine methyltransferase, with product MGSAIDIFSGAGGLSLGLQKAGWDVQAAIEFDQTASETHRKNIPESEHICADVRDVAFRKYFNIDLIAGGPPCQPFSVSGKRLGQFDLRDMVPQFVRAVAEAKPKAFLMENVAGLTNRRFRSYLDEKINDLHSLGYTVFSKVLNAADYGVAQKRKRLMLVGIRSDQDGIFHFPQETHGDDADFPFYTTSQCLKDVPDDVPNKAKVVFCKNPVLRKSPYAGMLFNGKGRPLESDGLAHTIPASAGGNRTHILDPLNLIPAYHACLMKGEKPRTGELQEVRRITVRESARIQSFPDNFEFVGRQSSRYSQVGNAVPPKLAYEMGNALAQSIL from the coding sequence ATGGGTTCTGCAATAGATATCTTTTCCGGTGCGGGCGGACTTTCACTCGGACTGCAAAAAGCAGGTTGGGACGTTCAGGCGGCTATAGAGTTTGATCAAACAGCCTCTGAAACTCACAGGAAGAATATACCTGAATCTGAACACATTTGTGCTGATGTCAGAGATGTCGCATTTCGAAAATATTTTAACATCGATTTGATTGCCGGAGGCCCACCATGCCAGCCATTTTCAGTAAGTGGGAAAAGGCTTGGGCAATTCGATTTACGAGATATGGTTCCACAGTTTGTTCGTGCAGTCGCCGAAGCTAAGCCAAAGGCCTTCTTGATGGAAAATGTCGCTGGCTTAACTAACAGGCGTTTCAGATCCTATCTCGATGAAAAAATAAATGATTTACACTCCCTCGGCTACACTGTTTTTTCAAAGGTTCTGAATGCTGCCGACTATGGTGTTGCGCAGAAGAGAAAACGATTGATGCTTGTTGGCATAAGAAGCGATCAAGATGGAATATTCCATTTTCCTCAAGAAACTCATGGCGATGATGCTGACTTTCCTTTTTATACCACAAGTCAGTGCCTTAAAGATGTTCCCGATGATGTACCAAATAAAGCGAAGGTGGTTTTCTGCAAAAACCCAGTACTTCGTAAATCTCCTTATGCTGGGATGCTTTTTAACGGCAAGGGACGCCCACTAGAATCGGATGGTCTAGCGCATACGATTCCTGCTAGTGCAGGAGGAAATAGAACTCATATTCTCGACCCACTAAACCTGATTCCAGCATATCATGCTTGTCTTATGAAGGGAGAGAAACCAAGGACAGGTGAGTTGCAAGAAGTCCGTAGGATAACGGTGAGAGAGTCAGCCCGGATACAATCTTTTCCAGATAACTTTGAATTTGTGGGTCGACAGAGTTCCAGGTATTCCCAAGTTGGAAACGCAGTGCCTCCTAAACTTGCTTATGAGATGGGAAATGCCTTAGCTCAGTCTATCTTATAG
- a CDS encoding restriction endonuclease, SacI family, producing MIRDDTLAEIGIAILRRAWSDALASEKLDSTSKIANDIDTVFNANTGSYGKAAIVQTLGKASDLSLDALAVQKGGEDETAWDARTFARGTFVEWNEEANRPFAHSSDPYVSNPLRIRRFDSNARSKARDKAGFDALVNILEEVNQAETSEGAYDYVFEVLLGLRRYLADKSVEYPLPKRASLKNVLEATDGYLAERSGGARLQAIVAALFSCLSEAGLKISDVTTAHINSPDAGASRGGDVEFRGFDGGFTIEVKDRPLSRDDFLASIEKARIAEISDLMFVVRSGHILGKGLDESFLTSETSRQFSSGLNLYIESFDNFARIALSLIGESGRRTFLQKVGEALELQSADISHKWAWAKIVKLL from the coding sequence ATGATCAGAGATGACACACTCGCAGAAATCGGTATCGCGATATTACGCAGAGCTTGGTCCGATGCTCTAGCCAGTGAAAAATTGGATTCTACCTCTAAAATCGCCAACGATATTGATACCGTGTTTAATGCCAATACGGGCAGTTACGGGAAAGCCGCCATTGTGCAGACTTTGGGCAAGGCTTCTGATCTTAGTCTGGATGCTCTGGCAGTGCAGAAAGGCGGTGAAGATGAAACAGCTTGGGATGCGCGGACCTTTGCTAGAGGTACTTTCGTTGAGTGGAATGAAGAGGCAAACCGACCATTTGCGCACTCATCCGATCCATATGTCAGTAACCCATTGCGTATCCGCAGGTTTGATAGCAACGCTAGGTCAAAGGCTCGAGACAAGGCGGGCTTTGATGCTCTAGTAAACATACTGGAGGAAGTAAATCAGGCCGAAACTAGCGAAGGGGCCTATGATTATGTGTTTGAGGTGCTGCTTGGACTGAGACGATATTTAGCTGATAAATCAGTTGAGTATCCTCTCCCAAAACGAGCAAGTCTCAAGAACGTACTTGAAGCAACTGATGGATACTTAGCTGAGAGATCAGGCGGTGCCCGCTTACAAGCAATCGTTGCGGCCTTATTTAGTTGTTTAAGTGAAGCTGGGTTGAAGATTAGTGATGTAACTACCGCGCACATCAATTCCCCTGACGCGGGTGCTTCGCGAGGCGGAGATGTCGAATTTCGTGGATTCGATGGAGGCTTTACCATCGAGGTTAAGGATCGGCCACTATCAAGAGATGATTTTCTTGCATCCATCGAAAAAGCTAGAATTGCAGAAATTTCGGACCTCATGTTTGTTGTTCGAAGCGGGCATATTTTAGGCAAAGGGTTAGACGAAAGTTTTTTGACGTCTGAAACAAGCCGTCAGTTCTCTTCGGGCCTCAATCTTTATATTGAATCTTTTGACAACTTTGCTCGTATTGCACTTTCGCTCATAGGCGAGAGCGGCAGGAGAACTTTCCTACAGAAAGTAGGAGAAGCACTTGAACTACAATCTGCTGACATAAGCCACAAATGGGCTTGGGCAAAGATCGTAAAGTTGCTATAG